One region of Acidobacteriota bacterium genomic DNA includes:
- a CDS encoding radical SAM protein, with translation MHKPIKYVEKGLSVAANGAWFFYDRFNAFSQRPSFTPNWSDKPLLKSHEKVKPPLGWPRETDSLCPTCVREARQDILDGKKDYKILLNEKVGEIKAQIVERDGKILMVKECPVHGVFEDVMAIDTEFFKHLEESFPGSDIRAHNDAKLHNHGSSTIKYGRGSVLTIDLTNRCNMMCDPCFMDANQVGFVHELSWDDIKTLLDNAISIKPKRQMSVQFSGGEPTISPYFLDAVRYARKVGYNSVQAATNGIEFAKSYDFARAAADAGLRYAYLQFDGIGNAANSHRLVGNLFDVKLRAIENLHKAGVDIVPVITIINGINNEQVGRVVQFALDNPKTISFLSFQPVSFTGRDEEITDERRKAQRYTLSHLAHDVKDQTGIGEPARDWFPISFMGTFTDWADLVHGPEENWGQLNCGCHPNCGVGMAVMIDKETKEAVPFTKFVRGEQLAKDIARVNDAAGGRFRSVLGMGLALMRNYDPFNAPTHFKLADLLKKFDKTFGATGKDYGKVSGDRTQNDIAKRRGDRWNFLFVAGMWFQDLFNYDFRRTERCIIPYATQEGEISFCAYNTGIGWRNIIEKMHMTATLTKWYEERGRHEIFAGGKHVQLNTTEHSLVLDPEAVAAGEQHDLDDAGIAKNARQEKLAARAAAKAAANGGNGKPADPQQAAHDAQMAALYRQHVLKEQQEPLVQIQGLKTAKKDEPVSVG, from the coding sequence ATGCACAAGCCGATCAAGTACGTCGAGAAAGGGCTGTCGGTGGCGGCGAACGGGGCATGGTTCTTCTATGACCGGTTCAATGCGTTCAGCCAGCGTCCGTCGTTCACGCCGAACTGGTCCGACAAGCCGCTGCTGAAGTCGCACGAGAAGGTGAAGCCGCCCCTCGGATGGCCGCGCGAGACCGACTCGCTCTGCCCGACGTGCGTCCGCGAAGCGCGGCAGGACATCCTCGACGGAAAGAAGGACTACAAGATTCTCCTCAACGAGAAGGTGGGAGAGATCAAGGCGCAGATCGTCGAGCGCGACGGGAAGATCCTGATGGTCAAGGAGTGCCCCGTGCACGGGGTCTTCGAGGACGTGATGGCCATCGACACGGAGTTCTTCAAGCACCTCGAGGAGTCGTTCCCGGGGAGCGACATCCGCGCCCACAACGACGCGAAACTGCACAACCACGGCAGCAGCACGATCAAGTACGGACGCGGATCGGTCCTGACGATCGACCTGACCAACCGCTGCAACATGATGTGCGATCCCTGCTTCATGGACGCGAACCAGGTCGGCTTCGTCCATGAACTGTCGTGGGACGACATCAAGACGCTGCTCGACAACGCCATTTCCATCAAGCCGAAGCGGCAGATGTCGGTGCAGTTCTCCGGCGGCGAGCCGACCATCTCGCCCTACTTCCTCGACGCCGTCCGCTACGCGCGGAAGGTGGGCTACAACAGCGTGCAGGCGGCGACCAACGGCATCGAGTTCGCCAAGAGCTACGATTTCGCTCGCGCGGCGGCGGACGCCGGCCTGCGCTACGCCTACCTGCAGTTCGACGGCATCGGCAACGCCGCGAACTCGCACCGTCTCGTCGGCAACCTGTTCGACGTCAAGCTGCGGGCGATCGAGAACCTGCACAAGGCCGGCGTCGACATCGTGCCGGTCATCACGATCATCAACGGGATCAACAACGAGCAGGTGGGCCGCGTCGTGCAGTTCGCGCTCGACAACCCGAAGACCATCAGCTTCCTGTCGTTCCAGCCGGTGTCGTTCACCGGCCGCGACGAGGAGATCACCGACGAGCGCCGCAAGGCGCAGCGCTACACGCTTTCGCACCTGGCCCACGACGTCAAGGACCAGACCGGCATCGGCGAGCCGGCGCGCGACTGGTTCCCGATCTCCTTCATGGGGACGTTCACCGACTGGGCCGACCTGGTGCACGGTCCGGAGGAGAACTGGGGCCAGCTCAATTGCGGCTGCCACCCGAACTGCGGTGTCGGCATGGCCGTGATGATCGACAAGGAGACGAAGGAGGCGGTGCCCTTCACCAAGTTCGTCCGGGGCGAGCAGCTCGCCAAGGACATTGCCCGGGTCAACGACGCGGCCGGCGGGCGGTTCCGTTCGGTCCTCGGCATGGGGCTGGCGCTGATGCGGAACTACGACCCGTTCAATGCGCCGACCCACTTCAAGCTGGCCGACCTGCTGAAGAAGTTCGACAAGACGTTCGGGGCGACTGGCAAGGACTATGGCAAGGTGTCGGGCGACCGGACCCAGAATGACATCGCGAAGCGCCGCGGTGATCGCTGGAACTTCCTCTTCGTGGCCGGCATGTGGTTCCAGGACTTGTTCAACTACGACTTCCGGCGCACCGAGCGCTGCATCATTCCGTACGCGACGCAGGAAGGCGAGATCTCGTTCTGCGCCTACAACACCGGCATCGGCTGGCGGAACATCATCGAGAAGATGCACATGACCGCCACGCTGACGAAGTGGTACGAGGAGCGCGGGAGGCACGAGATCTTCGCCGGCGGGAAGCACGTGCAGCTCAATACCACCGAGCACTCGCTGGTGCTCGATCCGGAGGCGGTCGCGGCCGGCGAGCAGCATGACCTCGACGATGCGGGGATCGCCAAGAACGCCCGGCAGGAAAAGCTTGCCGCCCGCGCCGCGGCCAAGGCGGCGGCGAACGGCGGCAACGGCAAGCCGGCGGATCCGCAGCAGGCGGCGCACGACGCGCAGATGGCCGCCCTCTACCGCCAGCACGTCCTGAAAGAGCAGCAGGAGCCCCTGGTCCAGATCCAGGGCCTGAAGACCGCCAAGAAGGACGAGCCGGTCAGCGTCGGCTAG
- the moaA gene encoding GTP 3',8-cyclase MoaA: MPVRDTLDRPLRSLRISVTDRCNLRCQYCMPEMDYVWLPRENILTFEETQSIVEAFTDAGVDRVRLTGGEPLLRKDLPELIARLAARPGIRDLALTTNGMLLAEQAQALHEAGLHRLTVSLDTLRADRFRALTRFDGVDRVRAGLAAARDAGFTGLKIDTVVIRGVNDDELIDLLAYAREADAELRFIEYMDVGGATHWSIADVVSRAEMLRVIGDALGSADAIDEPGSTAPADRFRLPSGQTFGIISSTTEPFCRSCDRSRLTADGLWYRCLYASAGTDLRKRLRDGATREELRALIEAIWRQRTDRGAEVRLSAERREALVPVEVLRREPHLEMHTRGG; this comes from the coding sequence ATGCCGGTGCGTGACACGCTCGATCGGCCGCTGCGCAGCCTGCGGATCTCGGTTACCGACCGGTGCAATCTCCGGTGCCAGTACTGCATGCCGGAGATGGACTACGTCTGGCTCCCGCGTGAGAACATCCTCACCTTCGAGGAGACCCAGTCGATAGTCGAGGCGTTCACCGATGCCGGCGTCGACCGGGTCCGTCTGACGGGCGGCGAGCCGCTCCTCCGCAAGGACCTGCCGGAACTGATTGCACGGCTGGCGGCCCGACCAGGCATCCGCGACCTGGCGCTGACGACGAACGGGATGCTGCTGGCCGAGCAGGCGCAGGCGCTCCACGAGGCTGGCCTGCACCGCCTGACCGTCAGTCTCGATACCCTGCGCGCCGATCGGTTCCGGGCGTTGACCCGTTTCGACGGCGTCGACCGCGTCCGGGCGGGGCTCGCCGCGGCGCGGGATGCGGGGTTCACCGGGCTGAAGATCGACACGGTGGTGATCCGCGGCGTGAACGACGACGAGTTGATCGACCTGCTCGCTTATGCGAGGGAGGCGGACGCGGAGTTGCGCTTCATCGAGTACATGGATGTCGGCGGCGCGACCCATTGGTCGATCGCCGACGTCGTGTCGCGCGCCGAGATGCTTCGGGTAATCGGTGACGCACTCGGATCGGCCGACGCTATCGACGAGCCGGGGTCTACCGCGCCGGCGGATCGCTTCCGCCTGCCGAGCGGGCAGACTTTCGGGATTATTTCGTCGACGACCGAGCCGTTCTGCCGGTCGTGCGACCGGAGCCGGCTGACCGCGGACGGACTGTGGTACCGCTGCCTCTATGCGAGCGCCGGGACCGACCTGCGCAAGCGGCTGCGCGACGGGGCGACGCGGGAGGAGTTGCGCGCGCTGATAGAAGCGATCTGGAGACAGCGGACGGACCGCGGCGCGGAAGTGCGTCTGTCGGCCGAGCGCCGGGAGGCGCTCGTGCCGGTGGAGGTCCTTCGGCGCGAACCGCATCTGGAGATGCACACGCGCGGCGGTTAG
- a CDS encoding histidine--tRNA ligase, translating into MIPAVRGTHDILPGETERWQRLESVVRDTCARYGYREIRTPVIERQELFEKGTGETTDIVQKEMYSFEDKGGERVTLRPEATPSMVRAFVEHALEQEFPVTKLFSFGPMFRYERPQKGRYRQFHQLDVEVFGVAHASLDAEVIEMAVSMVQALGIDDATLVINSVGCRECRPGFSRALTDALADRRGALCGDCQRRAETNPLRIFDCKVEKCQANIDTLPHTIDNLCDGCCAHFEQVTELLTALGLDFTVSHRLVRGLDYYMRTTFEVVGGSLGAQNALLGGGRYDGLVAQLGGPDRPGIGFAAGLERLLLAMPAGTGPRRPDAFVVAAGDSAREPAHLLARELRQAGLVALVDYEPRSLKAQMKRANRTGARRALILGEDELARGEVTVREMETSEQTTVPRDEIVRRFVAERKQA; encoded by the coding sequence ATGATTCCTGCGGTTCGCGGTACGCACGACATTCTGCCGGGAGAGACCGAACGCTGGCAGCGGCTCGAGTCGGTCGTACGGGACACGTGCGCGCGCTATGGCTACCGTGAAATCCGGACGCCGGTCATCGAGCGGCAGGAGCTGTTCGAGAAGGGGACCGGCGAGACGACCGACATCGTGCAGAAGGAGATGTACAGCTTCGAGGACAAAGGCGGCGAACGCGTCACGCTCCGGCCTGAGGCTACTCCCAGCATGGTGCGGGCGTTCGTCGAGCATGCGCTGGAGCAGGAGTTCCCGGTCACCAAGCTCTTCAGCTTCGGGCCGATGTTCCGCTACGAGCGGCCGCAGAAGGGGCGCTATCGGCAGTTCCACCAGCTCGATGTCGAAGTGTTCGGGGTAGCCCACGCATCGCTCGACGCCGAAGTCATCGAGATGGCCGTGTCGATGGTCCAGGCGCTCGGCATCGACGATGCGACGCTCGTGATCAACTCGGTCGGTTGCCGCGAGTGCCGCCCGGGATTCAGCCGTGCGCTGACCGACGCGCTGGCCGACCGGCGCGGCGCGCTGTGCGGTGACTGTCAGCGCCGGGCGGAAACCAACCCGCTCCGCATCTTCGACTGCAAGGTGGAGAAGTGCCAGGCGAACATCGATACGCTGCCGCATACGATCGATAACCTGTGCGACGGCTGCTGCGCGCACTTCGAGCAGGTGACGGAACTGCTGACCGCTCTCGGTCTGGACTTCACGGTGTCGCACCGGCTCGTACGCGGTCTCGACTACTACATGCGCACCACCTTCGAGGTGGTGGGCGGGAGTCTCGGCGCGCAGAACGCGCTCCTCGGAGGCGGGCGCTACGACGGCCTCGTGGCGCAACTCGGCGGTCCCGACCGTCCCGGCATCGGATTCGCCGCCGGCCTCGAGCGCCTGCTGCTGGCGATGCCGGCGGGGACGGGGCCGCGACGGCCCGATGCGTTCGTGGTGGCGGCGGGAGACTCGGCGCGGGAGCCGGCCCACCTGCTGGCGCGCGAGCTGCGGCAGGCCGGACTGGTCGCGCTGGTGGACTACGAACCACGTTCGCTCAAGGCGCAGATGAAGCGGGCGAACCGCACCGGCGCGCGGCGGGCGCTGATACTGGGGGAAGACGAACTGGCGAGAGGCGAGGTGACGGTCCGGGAGATGGAGACGAGTGAACAGACGACGGTGCCGCGGGACGAGATCGTGCGGCGGTTCGTTGCGGAACGGAAGCAGGCATGA
- the aspS gene encoding aspartate--tRNA ligase, whose amino-acid sequence MTTDSTATRETGAFPIRTHTCGELRPVDVGTDVVLNGWVHKVRDLGGVTFLDIRDRYGITQVVARDGAEVIAAAKRVRPEFVVAVRGPVERRSEETLNPKLETGEVEVAAREIRVLNESPTPPFQIDEETPVSEEVRLRYRYLDLRRARMRGNIGLRHRIAQAIRQSLDSDRFWEIETPLLTKSTPEGARDFLVPSRLHAGKFYALPQSPQIFKQILMISGMDRYFQIVKCFRDEDLRADRQPEFTQVDIEMSFADRELVFGVVERLMQAVFRVVGRDVQAPFPRLTYDEAMSRYGSDKPDLRFELPLRDVSDAFRAGQFKVFRGIVEAGGSVRALVVPGAGGQARAQLDQIVDGAIAAGAKGLVWARRSEDGAMQSSILKAAGPESLEQAVALAGAGAADLTLMAAGEGHEASEVLGRIRLQQAERHGLIDTGKVALSWVVDFPLLEWSETEQRLVSMHHPFTSPRPEDVERLEDDPAGVRARAYDLVLNGSEIGGGSIRIHDAALQARIFRLLKISDEEAKARFGFFLDALGYGTPPHGGIALGLDRIVALVAGESSIRDVMAFPKTAAAVDLMAGSPSAVDRRQLRDLHLDDG is encoded by the coding sequence ATGACGACTGACTCGACAGCCACGCGCGAAACCGGCGCATTCCCCATCCGGACGCACACCTGCGGCGAACTGCGGCCGGTGGACGTCGGAACCGACGTAGTGCTGAACGGCTGGGTCCACAAGGTGCGCGATCTCGGGGGCGTCACGTTCCTCGACATTCGCGACCGGTACGGCATCACGCAGGTGGTGGCGCGTGACGGAGCAGAGGTGATCGCCGCGGCGAAGCGGGTTCGCCCGGAGTTCGTCGTTGCCGTCCGCGGTCCCGTGGAACGCCGCTCGGAGGAGACCCTCAACCCGAAGCTGGAAACCGGCGAGGTGGAGGTCGCGGCCCGCGAGATTCGTGTGCTAAACGAGTCACCTACGCCGCCGTTCCAAATCGACGAGGAGACGCCGGTTTCCGAGGAAGTGCGTCTTCGCTACCGTTACCTCGATCTGCGCCGCGCCCGGATGCGCGGGAACATTGGCCTGCGCCACCGGATCGCGCAGGCGATCCGCCAGAGCCTCGACTCCGACCGCTTCTGGGAGATTGAAACGCCGCTGCTGACGAAGTCGACGCCGGAGGGAGCGCGCGACTTCCTCGTCCCGAGCCGGCTGCACGCGGGCAAGTTCTACGCACTGCCGCAGTCGCCGCAGATCTTCAAACAGATTCTGATGATCAGCGGCATGGACCGCTACTTCCAGATCGTCAAGTGCTTCCGCGACGAGGACCTGCGCGCGGACCGGCAGCCGGAGTTCACGCAGGTCGACATCGAGATGAGCTTCGCTGACCGGGAGCTCGTCTTCGGCGTGGTGGAGCGTCTGATGCAGGCGGTCTTCCGGGTTGTCGGCCGCGACGTCCAGGCGCCCTTCCCGCGGCTTACCTACGACGAGGCTATGTCGCGCTACGGGAGCGACAAGCCGGACCTGCGTTTCGAACTGCCGTTGCGCGACGTGTCGGACGCGTTCCGCGCCGGGCAGTTCAAGGTCTTCCGCGGGATCGTGGAGGCGGGTGGGTCGGTCCGGGCGCTCGTCGTTCCGGGCGCGGGCGGCCAGGCGCGCGCCCAGTTGGATCAGATTGTCGATGGCGCGATCGCGGCCGGCGCGAAGGGCCTGGTCTGGGCTCGGCGGTCGGAGGACGGCGCGATGCAGAGTTCCATCCTGAAGGCGGCCGGGCCGGAGTCGCTGGAGCAGGCGGTCGCGCTGGCCGGCGCGGGAGCCGCCGACTTGACGTTGATGGCGGCGGGGGAGGGACACGAGGCGTCCGAAGTGCTCGGGCGGATCCGCCTGCAGCAGGCGGAGCGACATGGGTTGATCGACACCGGAAAGGTCGCCCTGAGCTGGGTGGTCGACTTTCCGCTGCTCGAATGGAGTGAGACGGAGCAGCGCCTTGTGTCCATGCACCATCCGTTCACGTCGCCTCGACCGGAGGACGTCGAACGCCTCGAGGATGATCCCGCCGGTGTGCGGGCGCGGGCTTACGACCTGGTGCTGAACGGGAGCGAAATCGGCGGTGGCAGCATCCGAATCCACGACGCGGCGCTGCAGGCGCGGATCTTCCGGCTTCTGAAGATCAGCGACGAGGAAGCCAAGGCGCGGTTCGGCTTTTTTCTCGACGCGCTGGGGTACGGCACGCCGCCCCATGGCGGCATCGCGCTCGGTCTCGACCGTATCGTGGCGCTGGTCGCCGGCGAGTCGTCCATCCGCGACGTGATGGCGTTCCCCAAGACCGCCGCCGCGGTCGACTTGATGGCTGGTTCGCCGTCCGCAGTCGACCGCCGACAGCTTCGGGATCTCCACTTGGACGACGGATGA
- the phoH gene encoding phosphate starvation-inducible protein PhoH, with the protein MPTSAATASVKIPIPDEGLETLFGARDENLRQIEDQFDVEISTAGAELVVIGDAKDLARTERVIDHFTGLLREGHTFSREDVRRASELVNDDVQIDLRDVFVRTPVQVSSQRHVKPRNLGQRRYLDAIERHDLVFGIGPAGTGKTYLAMAQAVAYLVAKRVSRIVLARPAVEAGEKLGFLPGDLQEKVNPYLRPLYDALYDMLPAERVERLLEQGVIEIAPLAFMRGRTLNDAFVILDEAQNTTAEQMKMFLTRLGYGSKAVVTGDITQIDLPPGCTSGVKQALRVLRNVNGVSMIYFTERDVVRHKLVQAIVRAYDALAPADGDGDGADAASAAPPETK; encoded by the coding sequence ATACCTACGTCTGCCGCGACAGCATCCGTCAAGATCCCCATTCCCGACGAGGGGCTCGAAACCCTTTTCGGCGCCCGGGACGAGAACCTCCGCCAGATTGAAGATCAGTTCGACGTCGAGATCTCGACCGCTGGCGCCGAGCTGGTGGTGATCGGCGACGCGAAGGACCTCGCCAGGACCGAACGGGTCATCGACCATTTCACCGGGCTCCTGCGCGAGGGACACACCTTCTCGCGCGAGGACGTCCGGCGCGCCTCCGAGCTGGTGAACGACGACGTGCAGATCGACCTGCGCGACGTGTTCGTACGAACACCGGTGCAGGTGTCGAGCCAGCGGCACGTCAAGCCACGCAATCTGGGACAGCGGCGCTACCTCGACGCGATCGAGCGTCACGACCTGGTCTTCGGCATCGGTCCGGCCGGCACCGGAAAGACCTACCTCGCCATGGCGCAGGCGGTCGCCTACCTGGTGGCGAAGCGCGTGAGCCGGATCGTCCTTGCCCGCCCGGCCGTCGAGGCGGGAGAGAAGCTGGGGTTCCTGCCGGGTGATCTGCAGGAAAAAGTGAATCCCTACCTGCGTCCCCTGTACGACGCGCTGTACGACATGCTGCCCGCCGAGCGGGTGGAGCGCCTGCTCGAGCAGGGCGTCATCGAGATCGCGCCGCTCGCCTTCATGCGGGGGCGGACGCTGAACGATGCGTTCGTCATCCTGGATGAAGCGCAGAACACCACCGCCGAGCAGATGAAGATGTTCCTGACGCGGCTCGGCTACGGCTCGAAAGCGGTGGTGACCGGCGACATCACCCAGATCGACCTGCCGCCCGGCTGCACGTCGGGGGTCAAGCAGGCGCTGCGGGTGCTGCGCAATGTCAACGGCGTGTCGATGATCTACTTCACCGAACGGGACGTGGTGCGGCACAAGCTCGTCCAGGCCATCGTCAGGGCATACGATGCGCTGGCGCCGGCCGACGGCGACGGTGACGGAGCCGACGCCGCTTCTGCCGCCCCGCCCGAGACAAAATGA
- the ybeY gene encoding rRNA maturation RNase YbeY, producing MNDADPDADTDPDAGPDQPPPGTSRLHVTVTDGRGRVRRDVGLRRWLEDIAPRAARGEVAVALVGDAKMRSLNRQFRGIDRPTDVLSFPAETNGHLGDIVIATGVARRQARSAGHPLATEFRCLALHGLLHLLGYDHERDNGRMARVERRLRRRGGIA from the coding sequence ATGAACGACGCTGACCCCGACGCCGACACGGACCCCGACGCGGGTCCGGACCAACCTCCGCCAGGCACTTCCCGGCTCCACGTTACCGTCACCGACGGCCGTGGCCGGGTTCGGCGCGACGTCGGTCTCCGGCGCTGGCTCGAGGACATCGCGCCGCGCGCCGCGCGGGGCGAGGTGGCCGTCGCCCTGGTGGGCGACGCGAAGATGCGATCCCTCAACCGTCAGTTCCGCGGCATCGATCGTCCGACCGACGTCCTGTCGTTTCCCGCGGAGACGAACGGTCATCTCGGCGACATCGTGATCGCGACGGGAGTCGCGCGGCGTCAGGCGCGCTCGGCCGGGCACCCGCTCGCGACCGAGTTCCGCTGCCTGGCGCTCCACGGTCTGCTGCACCTGCTCGGCTACGACCACGAGCGCGACAACGGACGCATGGCGCGCGTCGAGCGGCGGCTGCGGCGGCGTGGGGGGATTGCATGA
- a CDS encoding HlyC/CorC family transporter: MIPAAFAFVPLLLFLLACASIYVGTVEAAFATLMRLPLRLGAERRGRLDRLGYLDDPLRLFVPARLLQGLVIVAVALLALASTPRNVLPVVVVAPALAAFVVVCGHLLPMLIVRRNPEGVIEVLLPSFHVVVVLLRPVTRPLLRLLRGAGHRGNGAAPRANGAAAADETRETAADPHDGSTPLDDEEEAERELLQSVVDFGDTLVREVMTPRPDIVAVRTDTTLDQLRRVFVEERYSRLPVYEESLDRVLGFVFVKDLVALTDTPGSEQVVSRLLRPAYSVPETKRVADLLRELQRAQAQMAIVHDEFGGTAGLVTVEDLLEEIVGEIRDEYDIETEPIVDEGEGSFVFDGRVGFDDLCERLDVAIEAEGCDTVAAYLLARLGRVPQVGESFDLDGLVVDVLDGERRRVHRVRLRRQDRAAPDARADV; the protein is encoded by the coding sequence ATGATCCCCGCCGCGTTCGCCTTCGTGCCGCTTCTGCTTTTCCTGCTCGCCTGTGCTTCCATCTACGTCGGCACGGTCGAGGCCGCGTTCGCCACGCTGATGCGCCTGCCGCTCCGTCTGGGCGCGGAACGGCGCGGACGGCTCGATCGCCTGGGTTATCTCGACGATCCGCTGCGCCTGTTCGTGCCCGCCCGCCTGTTGCAGGGGCTGGTGATCGTCGCCGTCGCGCTCCTGGCCCTGGCCAGCACGCCGCGCAACGTCCTTCCGGTAGTCGTCGTGGCGCCGGCCCTCGCCGCCTTCGTCGTGGTCTGCGGCCATCTGCTGCCGATGTTGATCGTGCGGCGCAACCCGGAGGGCGTGATCGAGGTCCTGCTGCCGTCCTTCCACGTCGTCGTCGTGCTGCTCCGTCCGGTGACCCGGCCCTTGCTTCGCCTGCTGCGGGGGGCCGGGCATAGGGGCAATGGCGCGGCGCCGCGGGCGAACGGCGCCGCGGCGGCGGACGAGACCCGGGAGACGGCCGCCGATCCGCACGACGGGAGCACGCCGCTCGACGACGAGGAAGAGGCGGAGCGGGAACTGTTGCAGTCGGTGGTCGACTTCGGTGACACGCTGGTGCGCGAGGTCATGACGCCAAGGCCCGATATCGTCGCGGTGCGGACGGACACGACGCTCGACCAACTGCGCCGGGTCTTCGTCGAGGAACGCTATTCCCGCCTTCCCGTATACGAGGAGAGCCTGGACCGGGTGCTCGGCTTCGTCTTCGTGAAGGACCTCGTCGCCCTCACCGACACTCCGGGCAGTGAGCAGGTTGTGAGCCGGCTGCTTCGCCCCGCGTACTCCGTTCCCGAGACCAAGCGCGTGGCCGATCTGCTGCGGGAGCTCCAGCGCGCCCAGGCGCAGATGGCGATCGTGCATGACGAATTCGGCGGCACCGCGGGCCTGGTGACGGTGGAGGATCTGCTGGAGGAGATCGTCGGCGAAATCCGCGACGAGTACGACATCGAAACGGAGCCGATCGTCGATGAGGGGGAGGGCAGCTTCGTCTTCGACGGGCGCGTCGGCTTCGACGATCTGTGCGAGCGGCTAGATGTCGCGATCGAAGCCGAAGGCTGCGACACGGTCGCCGCCTATCTGCTCGCCAGGCTCGGCCGCGTGCCCCAGGTCGGCGAGTCGTTTGATCTCGACGGTCTGGTCGTCGACGTGCTGGATGGCGAGCGCCGACGCGTCCACCGCGTGCGGCTGCGCCGGCAGGACCGCGCCGCGCCCGATGCCCGCGCTGACGTATGA
- a CDS encoding GTPase Era yields the protein MKAGFVSLIGRPNAGKSTLLNRLVGAKVAIVSDKPQTTRTRILGVSHRAGDPDPARRGQIVFVDTPGIHRPMHRLNVRMVDQAVDTIGWVDLLVVVHDAATRTGAGDRFVLELLDRAEAPVILALNKIDRIAKPTLLPLIDWFRRQREFDAIVPISALTGDGVDGLEKLLWERLPEGEPLYPDDMVTDQPERVIVAETVREKLLRHTRAELPFSTAVLVDGFEEVSAEAAGEAGADDRAGDAGGLLRLYCSIVVDRTTHKPIVLGRRGARIKQIGTEARHELERFFGTRVFLDLHVRVRTGWRENDRILRELGLER from the coding sequence ATGAAGGCCGGTTTCGTTTCGCTCATCGGCCGGCCCAACGCCGGGAAGTCGACGCTGCTGAACCGGCTGGTCGGGGCTAAGGTGGCGATCGTCTCTGACAAGCCCCAGACGACCCGGACACGGATCCTCGGCGTCAGTCATCGTGCCGGCGATCCGGACCCTGCCCGCAGGGGCCAGATTGTCTTTGTCGACACGCCCGGCATCCACCGGCCGATGCACCGGCTCAACGTCCGGATGGTCGATCAGGCGGTCGACACGATCGGCTGGGTGGACCTGCTGGTTGTCGTGCACGACGCCGCGACGCGTACCGGCGCCGGGGACCGGTTCGTCCTGGAGCTTCTCGATCGGGCCGAGGCGCCGGTGATTCTGGCCCTCAACAAGATCGACCGCATCGCGAAGCCGACCCTGCTTCCGCTGATCGACTGGTTCCGGCGACAGCGGGAGTTCGATGCCATCGTGCCGATCTCCGCCCTTACGGGAGACGGCGTCGACGGCCTGGAGAAGCTGCTCTGGGAGCGGCTGCCGGAAGGGGAGCCCCTTTACCCGGACGACATGGTTACCGATCAACCGGAACGGGTGATTGTCGCCGAGACGGTGCGCGAGAAGCTGTTGCGTCATACGCGCGCCGAGCTGCCTTTCTCGACCGCCGTGCTGGTGGACGGCTTCGAGGAGGTGTCCGCGGAAGCGGCCGGCGAAGCCGGCGCGGACGACCGGGCGGGCGATGCGGGCGGCCTGCTGCGCCTCTACTGTTCGATCGTCGTCGACCGGACGACGCACAAACCGATCGTTCTGGGTCGCAGGGGCGCCCGCATAAAGCAGATCGGGACGGAGGCCAGGCACGAGCTGGAGCGGTTCTTCGGAACGCGCGTCTTCCTCGATCTCCACGTCCGCGTCCGGACTGGCTGGCGCGAGAACGACCGCATCCTGCGCGAGCTCGGCCTCGAGCGCTAG